The Blastopirellula marina genomic sequence TTCTCGTCATTGCAGCTTTCCTGTTAAGCGGAGGTGGAAACCATGACACGTTTAGTTGCGTCGATCCTTTTGATCACTCTTGTATTTTGCGTTGTTGCATCCCCTGCCTGGGCACAAGCCCCAGCCGATCCGGCACCGGTGGAAGAAGCAGCAACCGTCGAAGCTGGCACACCAGATGCCGATCAGCCAGCGGCGACCGATGACAACGAAGAACAAGCGAAGCTGGAAGAAGCAAACGAACCGGCAAGCGAACTACCCGAGCAATTGCAAACCATCGCCAAGGACGTCGATAACTCGGAGACGGCCAAAGAAACCAGCGCGGGAATCTTGACGCCGATTTACAAGGTTGCCGAGGCGCTCGAGTTCCCGGCGTTTCACTGGCTTGCTTTCGCCCTGATGCTCGCCGGGGTGATTGGCTTTGCCCTGCAACTGGTGATCGGCAAGCTGGTGGTGATGGCCCACCTGGGCTTTAGCCTTCGCGAGATCCTCTCGGACGTGTTGAGCTTTGTGATCAGTCTGTTTGGTCTGGTGCTTACCACGCAGGCCGCTGCCCAAAACTCGACCTTTACGCAAAGCCCGTTCGCGGTGCTATCGGCTAGTTTACTTGGCTTGATCCTAGGGATCATGCTCTACTTCTGGGGTCAGGCTCAGGAAGTCGAGGCCGTCAAAGGCCGCACGGCCGCAGCCGCCGAAGCGAGAGCTCGCGAAAAGAAGTAACCTGAGTACCAATCCAGGGTGCCGTAACCCAGTTTTCGGCACCCTTAACGGACGTAGATATATTCCTTGTAAATCACTGCATTTTCCTTATCAGGCCAAATAGAACCTGATAAAATACCCGCATAGTGAGGTACCGCGTACCTCCTGGTCGACCTTATCCCCCACTTATCTGTTTTCGAGGCGGAAACATGCTTCGCATCGCGCATGTGCCCGTGAGCTGCGCTGTGCTGCTGCTTGCGTGGACGATGGCTCTTCCAGCGCAAGACACCTCTACGGATGTGTCGAGCGAAACGGCCAAAATGCAGGCGATGGCCGCGCGGATCGATGAGCTTGTACAGACCCGGCTCGATCGTGAAAAAGCAACGGCAGCCCCGCTGGCAACCGACGGTGAATTCATCCGACGCGCTTATCTCGATCTCGTCGGCAACCTCCCCACGGTCGCCCAGACGCGAGCCTATCTCGATAGCGACGCCCCAGACAAGCGTCAGCAGTTGATTGCCCAACTGATCAAGTCGCCGGCTTATCCCACGCACCTGGCCAACACTTGGCGAGCCCTGGTGCTCGAGCCCTCGGACGACCCGCAGCGTCTACAGAACGAACAAGGGCTGCAGCTATGGCTGCGAGGCAAGTTCAGCCAGAACGTGCGGTATGACCGCCTGGTGGAAGAGTTTCTGACTGCGACCCAGGGAAGTGACGGCCCCGGCTATTTTTATGCCTCGCAAGATTTGAAACCTGAGTTACTGGCGTCGGAAACATCACGCATCTTCTTGGGCCTGCAACTAGAGTGTGCCCAGTGCCACGATCACCCATTCGATCGCTGGAAGCAGCAAGACTTCTGGGGCCTTGCCGCCTTCTTCGCCCAGCTCGAGCGTCCGGGCAACGACAACGTGATTGGCCTGGGACGTTTTGACATCGTCGATCGTGATATGGGGGAAGTCACCATCCCAGAAACCGACCAGGTGGTGCCGCCTGCTTTTCCTGGCAGCAAGGCGGACTATGCTTCGCTCGGTGGTACACGCCGGCAGCAGTTAGCCATCTGGATGGTCTCGCGCGATAACCCTTATATGCCGCGGCGGGCTGTGAACTGGGCCTGGGCCCACATGATGGGACGCGGCATTGTTCATCCAGCCGATGACATGTCGCCGCAAAACCTTCCCAGCCATCCTGAGTTGCTGGATGAACTGACCGACTACTTCATTCGAAGTGGTTTTGACCTGCAACTGCTGCTGCAAACGATCGCGATTACCGACACGTATGCTCGCAGCAGCGAGGCCGTTTCCGATTCGGAAGCACCGCCGGAACTTTTTGCCCGGATGGCAGTCAAATCACTCACGCCAGAGCAACTGTACGATGCTTTTTTGAAGGTCGGCCTGCTAAAGACGGACGTCACAATGATGCAGCAGGACGGTCAACGCATTCAGTTCGTTGCACGCCTGCGAACAGCAAGCAAGGACCGCACGTTCTTTGATACGGGCATGCCGCAGGCCCTGGCGGTGATGAACGGCCCGCCTGTTTCGACCGCGACTTCCCCTGAAACCAGCGGTCTGCTTAAGGCCTTGTCTGCTCCATTCCTTACGGACGAACAACGGTTGAACGTCCTGTTTCTGGCAGCCTATAGCCGCCCCCCTTATCCCGATGAATTGAAGCGGTATCAAGAGTTTCTGCAAACAGCAGAACCAGGCCAGCAATCGGCAGCCCTCGGGGATGTGCTGTGGGTGTTGGCCAATAGCGCTGAATTCATGCTGAACCACTAAAGGGAACACCTGATGAACACCACACCTCATTCGCGACGTCGATTCCTACAGGCGACCGCAGGCCTGGTGGGTGCCGCCAGTTGTTCGTGGCTTCCTCAGTTGGCAGCCGCCGCCGGTGCGGACCCCAATCGCAAACGCAGCTGCATCGTGCTGTGGATGGCCGGAGGTCCGACGCAGACCGACACCTTCGACATGAAGCCAGGACATGCCAACGGCGGCGAGTTCAAGGAAACAGAAACGAACGTCCCGGGCCTTCGCTTCAGCGAACACTTTGCCGGGCTTGCCCAGCAGGCCGATAAGCTCGCCATCATGCGCGGGATGAGTACCCGCGAAGGAGACCATCTGCGTGGTACTTATTTGATGCATACCGGCCAGCGACCGGGTGGGCCTCTGAACTACCCTTCGATCGGCGCGTCGCTATCGAAGGCGCTTGAGCACAACCAGTCGACACTACCCAACTACGTGGCCGTTAACCCGAGTGGCCTACTCAACGGCAGCGCGCTGAGCCCTGGCTTTCTCGGGCCACGCTATGCCGCGGCAACCGTTGGCACGCGCGGGGCACCGCCGGCCGAAGGGTCGGATGCGATGGCCGACCTGGGTGTCGACTTCCTGTCGCTTCCCCCAGGGATTGATACGCGGCGGCAGGACGCTCGACTGGCGTTGTGGAAAGACCAGCAAGACCAGTTCCTGGCTCGGCATCCTTCCGGCGCTGCCGAGGCCCAAGCCACGATCTTTCAATCGGCCGTCAAAATGATGCACCCCGAGGCGGCCTCGGCGTTTGACCTTTCGCAAGAGTCCACCGAGGTTCGCGAGACGTATGGACGCGGCACGTTCGGCCAAGGTTGCCTGATTGCCCGGCGACTGGTCGAGCGCGATGTTCCCTTCGTGGAAGTGACACTCGGCGGAGGTGGCCTCGGCTGGGACACCCACCAAGGCAATT encodes the following:
- a CDS encoding DUF1549 domain-containing protein; the protein is MLRIAHVPVSCAVLLLAWTMALPAQDTSTDVSSETAKMQAMAARIDELVQTRLDREKATAAPLATDGEFIRRAYLDLVGNLPTVAQTRAYLDSDAPDKRQQLIAQLIKSPAYPTHLANTWRALVLEPSDDPQRLQNEQGLQLWLRGKFSQNVRYDRLVEEFLTATQGSDGPGYFYASQDLKPELLASETSRIFLGLQLECAQCHDHPFDRWKQQDFWGLAAFFAQLERPGNDNVIGLGRFDIVDRDMGEVTIPETDQVVPPAFPGSKADYASLGGTRRQQLAIWMVSRDNPYMPRRAVNWAWAHMMGRGIVHPADDMSPQNLPSHPELLDELTDYFIRSGFDLQLLLQTIAITDTYARSSEAVSDSEAPPELFARMAVKSLTPEQLYDAFLKVGLLKTDVTMMQQDGQRIQFVARLRTASKDRTFFDTGMPQALAVMNGPPVSTATSPETSGLLKALSAPFLTDEQRLNVLFLAAYSRPPYPDELKRYQEFLQTAEPGQQSAALGDVLWVLANSAEFMLNH
- a CDS encoding DUF1501 domain-containing protein, encoding MNTTPHSRRRFLQATAGLVGAASCSWLPQLAAAAGADPNRKRSCIVLWMAGGPTQTDTFDMKPGHANGGEFKETETNVPGLRFSEHFAGLAQQADKLAIMRGMSTREGDHLRGTYLMHTGQRPGGPLNYPSIGASLSKALEHNQSTLPNYVAVNPSGLLNGSALSPGFLGPRYAAATVGTRGAPPAEGSDAMADLGVDFLSLPPGIDTRRQDARLALWKDQQDQFLARHPSGAAEAQATIFQSAVKMMHPEAASAFDLSQESTEVRETYGRGTFGQGCLIARRLVERDVPFVEVTLGGGGLGWDTHQGNFPAVERLSKELDQGWSTLMRELSERGLLESTTILWMGEFGRTPNINNTAGRDHFPDAWTCVLAGGGIAGGQAYGQTDEAGSEVTEGKTEVQDLLATLCRAVGVDPATEHFSPQARPIKISEGHSIDQVLA